A DNA window from Mastomys coucha isolate ucsf_1 unplaced genomic scaffold, UCSF_Mcou_1 pScaffold21, whole genome shotgun sequence contains the following coding sequences:
- the Ccdc85b gene encoding coiled-coil domain-containing protein 85B isoform X1: MEAEAGGLEELTDEEMAALGKEELVRRLRREEAARLAALVQRGRLMQEVNRQLQGHLGEIRELKQLNRRLQAENRELRDLCCFLDSERQRGRRAARQWQLFGTQASRAVREDLGGCWQKLAELEGRQEELLRENLALKELCLALGEEWGPRGGPGGAVGSGAGPTPELALPPCGPRDLGDGSSSTGSVGSPDQLPLACSPDD; this comes from the coding sequence ATGGAGGCCGAAGCAGGAGGCCTGGAGGAGCTGACGGACGAGGAGATGGCGGCGCTGGGTAAGGAGGAGCTGGTGCGGCGCCTGCGGCGGGAGGAGGCGGCGCGCCTGGCAGCGCTGGTGCAGCGCGGCCGCCTGATGCAGGAGGTGAATCGGCAGCTGCAGGGTCACCTGGGCGAGATCCGTGAACTCAAACAGCTCAACCGGCGCCTGCAGGCGGAGAACCGGGAACTGCGCGACCTCTGCTGCTTCCTGGACTCGGAGCGCCAACGAGGACGGCGTGCTGCGCGACAGTGGCAGCTCTTTGGGACCCAAGCATCCCGGGCGGTGCGCGAGGACCTGGGTGGCTGTTGGCAGAAGCTAGCAGAGCTGGAAGGCCGCCAGGAGGAGCTGCTGCGGGAAAATCTGGCCCTTAAGGAGCTTTGCCTAGCACTGGGCGAAGAGTGGGGCCCCCGAGGTGGCCCCGGCGGTGCAGTGGGCTCAGGTGCTGGGCCCACGCCCGAGCTCGCCCTGCCACCGTGCGGACCCCGCGACCTAGGCGATGGAAGTTCCAGTACTGGCAGTGTGGGCAGCCCGGATCAGTTGCCCCTAGCCTGCTCCCCCGATGACTGA
- the Ccdc85b gene encoding coiled-coil domain-containing protein 85B isoform X2 translates to MEAEAGGLEELTDEEMAALGGEPGTARPLLLPGLGAPTRTACCATVAALWDPSIPGGARGPGWLLAEASRAGRPPGGAAAGKSGP, encoded by the exons ATGGAGGCCGAAGCAGGAGGCCTGGAGGAGCTGACGGACGAGGAGATGGCGGCGCTGG GCGGAGAACCGGGAACTGCGCGACCTCTGCTGCTTCCTGGACTCGGAGCGCCAACGAGGACGGCGTGCTGCGCGACAGTGGCAGCTCTTTGGGACCCAAGCATCCCGGGCGGTGCGCGAGGACCTGGGTGGCTGTTGGCAGAAGCTAGCAGAGCTGGAAGGCCGCCAGGAGGAGCTGCTGCGGGAAAATCTGGCCCTTAA
- the Fibp gene encoding acidic fibroblast growth factor intracellular-binding protein isoform X1 has protein sequence MTSELDIFVGNTTLIDEDVYRLWLDGYSVNDAVALRVRSGILEQTGATTGVLQSDTMDHYRTFHMLERLLHAPPKLLHQLIFQIPPSRQALLIERYYTFDEAFVREVLGKKLSKGTKKDLDDISTKTGITLKSCRRQFDNFKRVFKVVEEMRGSLVDNIQQHFLLSDRLARDYAAIVFFANNRFETGKKKLQYLSFGDFAFCAELMIQNWTLGAVGEAPTDPDSQMDDMDVDLDKEFLQDLKELKVLVADKDLLDLHKSLVCTALRGKLGVFSEMETNFKNLSRGLVNVAAKLTHNKDVRDLFVDLVEKFVEPCRSDHWPLSDVRLFLNQYSASVHSLDGFRHQALWDRYMGTLRGCLLRLYHD, from the exons ATGACCAGCGAACTAGACATTTTCGTGGGGAACACGACCCTTATAGATGAAGACGTGTATCGCCTCTGGCTGGATGGTTACTCAG TGAACGATGCAGTGGCTCTTCGAGTACGCTCCGGAATCCTGGAGCAGACGGGAGCCACCACAGGAGTGCTGCAGAGCGACACCATGGACCACTACCGCACCTTTCACATGCTTGAGCGTCTGCTGCACGCGCCGCCGAAGCTGCTGCACCAGCTCATTTTCCAGATTCCTCCCTCCCGACAGGCACTTCTCATCGAGAG GTACTACACCTTTGATGAGGCCTTTGTTCGGGAGGTCTTGGGCAAGAAGCTGTCCAAGGGTACCAAGAAAGACCTGGATGACATCAGCACCAAAACAGGGATTACTCTCAAGAGCTGCCGGAGGCAG TTTGACAACTTTAAGCGAGTTTTCAAGGTGGTGGAAGAAATGAGGGGCTCATTGGTGGATAACATCCAGCAACACTTCCTCCTGTCTGACCGATTAGCCAG AGATTATGCGGCCATCGTCTTTTTTGCCAACAACCGCTttgaaacaggaaagaaaaagctgCAGTACTTGAGCTTCGGTGACTTTGCCTTCTGTGCAGAGCTTATGATCCAGAACTGGACCCTTGGAGCCGTCGGTGAGGCCCCCACTGACCCAG ACTCTCAGATGGATGACATGGATGTGGACTTAGATAAGGAGTTTCTCCAAGACTTGAAGGAGCTCAAGGTTCTAGTAGCTGACAAAGACCTTCTAGACTTGCACAAGAG CCTGGTGTGCACTGCCCTCCGGGGAAAGCTGGGTGTCTTCTCTGAGATGGAAACCAACTTCAAG AATCTGTCCCGGGGGCTGGTGAATGTGGCTGCCAAGCTGACCCACAATAAGGATGTCAGAGACCTATTTGTGGACCTTGTGGAGAAG TTTGTGGAACCCTGCCGCTCTGACCACTGGCCACTGAGTGATGTGCGGCTCTTCCTCAACCAGTATTCAGCGTCTGTCCACTCCCTGGATGGCTTCCG GCACCAGGCCCTCTGGGACCGCTACATGGGCACCCTCCGTGGTTGCCTCCTGCGCCTCTATCATGATTAA
- the Fibp gene encoding acidic fibroblast growth factor intracellular-binding protein isoform X3, which produces MTSELDIFVGNTTLIDEDVYRLWLDGYSVNDAVALRVRSGILEQTGATTGVLQSDTMDHYRTFHMLERLLHAPPKLLHQLIFQIPPSRQALLIERYYTFDEAFVREVLGKKLSKGTKKDLDDISTKTGITLKSCRRQFDNFKRVFKVVEEMRGSLVDNIQQHFLLSDRLARDYAAIVFFANNRFETGKKKLQYLSFGDFAFCAELMIQNWTLGAVGEAPTDPDSQMDDMDVDLDKEFLQDLKELKVLVADKDLLDLHKSLVCTALRGKLGVFSEMETNFKNLSRGLVNVAAKLTHNKDVRDLFVDLVEKAPGPLGPLHGHPPWLPPAPLS; this is translated from the exons ATGACCAGCGAACTAGACATTTTCGTGGGGAACACGACCCTTATAGATGAAGACGTGTATCGCCTCTGGCTGGATGGTTACTCAG TGAACGATGCAGTGGCTCTTCGAGTACGCTCCGGAATCCTGGAGCAGACGGGAGCCACCACAGGAGTGCTGCAGAGCGACACCATGGACCACTACCGCACCTTTCACATGCTTGAGCGTCTGCTGCACGCGCCGCCGAAGCTGCTGCACCAGCTCATTTTCCAGATTCCTCCCTCCCGACAGGCACTTCTCATCGAGAG GTACTACACCTTTGATGAGGCCTTTGTTCGGGAGGTCTTGGGCAAGAAGCTGTCCAAGGGTACCAAGAAAGACCTGGATGACATCAGCACCAAAACAGGGATTACTCTCAAGAGCTGCCGGAGGCAG TTTGACAACTTTAAGCGAGTTTTCAAGGTGGTGGAAGAAATGAGGGGCTCATTGGTGGATAACATCCAGCAACACTTCCTCCTGTCTGACCGATTAGCCAG AGATTATGCGGCCATCGTCTTTTTTGCCAACAACCGCTttgaaacaggaaagaaaaagctgCAGTACTTGAGCTTCGGTGACTTTGCCTTCTGTGCAGAGCTTATGATCCAGAACTGGACCCTTGGAGCCGTCGGTGAGGCCCCCACTGACCCAG ACTCTCAGATGGATGACATGGATGTGGACTTAGATAAGGAGTTTCTCCAAGACTTGAAGGAGCTCAAGGTTCTAGTAGCTGACAAAGACCTTCTAGACTTGCACAAGAG CCTGGTGTGCACTGCCCTCCGGGGAAAGCTGGGTGTCTTCTCTGAGATGGAAACCAACTTCAAG AATCTGTCCCGGGGGCTGGTGAATGTGGCTGCCAAGCTGACCCACAATAAGGATGTCAGAGACCTATTTGTGGACCTTGTGGAGAAG GCACCAGGCCCTCTGGGACCGCTACATGGGCACCCTCCGTGGTTGCCTCCTGCGCCTCTATCATGA
- the Fibp gene encoding acidic fibroblast growth factor intracellular-binding protein isoform X4, which produces MTSELDIFVGNTTLIDEDVYRLWLDGYSVNDAVALRVRSGILEQTGATTGVLQSDTMDHYRTFHMLERLLHAPPKLLHQLIFQIPPSRQALLIERYYTFDEAFVREVLGKKLSKGTKKDLDDISTKTGITLKSCRRQFDNFKRVFKVVEEMRGSLVDNIQQHFLLSDRLARDYAAIVFFANNRFETGKKKLQYLSFGDFAFCAELMIQNWTLGAVGEAPTDPDSQMDDMDVDLDKEFLQDLKELKVLVADKDLLDLHKSLVCTALRGKLGVFSEMETNFKAPGPLGPLHGHPPWLPPAPLS; this is translated from the exons ATGACCAGCGAACTAGACATTTTCGTGGGGAACACGACCCTTATAGATGAAGACGTGTATCGCCTCTGGCTGGATGGTTACTCAG TGAACGATGCAGTGGCTCTTCGAGTACGCTCCGGAATCCTGGAGCAGACGGGAGCCACCACAGGAGTGCTGCAGAGCGACACCATGGACCACTACCGCACCTTTCACATGCTTGAGCGTCTGCTGCACGCGCCGCCGAAGCTGCTGCACCAGCTCATTTTCCAGATTCCTCCCTCCCGACAGGCACTTCTCATCGAGAG GTACTACACCTTTGATGAGGCCTTTGTTCGGGAGGTCTTGGGCAAGAAGCTGTCCAAGGGTACCAAGAAAGACCTGGATGACATCAGCACCAAAACAGGGATTACTCTCAAGAGCTGCCGGAGGCAG TTTGACAACTTTAAGCGAGTTTTCAAGGTGGTGGAAGAAATGAGGGGCTCATTGGTGGATAACATCCAGCAACACTTCCTCCTGTCTGACCGATTAGCCAG AGATTATGCGGCCATCGTCTTTTTTGCCAACAACCGCTttgaaacaggaaagaaaaagctgCAGTACTTGAGCTTCGGTGACTTTGCCTTCTGTGCAGAGCTTATGATCCAGAACTGGACCCTTGGAGCCGTCGGTGAGGCCCCCACTGACCCAG ACTCTCAGATGGATGACATGGATGTGGACTTAGATAAGGAGTTTCTCCAAGACTTGAAGGAGCTCAAGGTTCTAGTAGCTGACAAAGACCTTCTAGACTTGCACAAGAG CCTGGTGTGCACTGCCCTCCGGGGAAAGCTGGGTGTCTTCTCTGAGATGGAAACCAACTTCAAG GCACCAGGCCCTCTGGGACCGCTACATGGGCACCCTCCGTGGTTGCCTCCTGCGCCTCTATCATGA
- the Fibp gene encoding acidic fibroblast growth factor intracellular-binding protein isoform X2, with protein sequence MTSELDIFVGNTTLIDEDVYRLWLDGYSVNDAVALRVRSGILEQTGATTGVLQSDTMDHYRTFHMLERLLHAPPKLLHQLIFQIPPSRQALLIERYYTFDEAFVREVLGKKLSKGTKKDLDDISTKTGITLKSCRRQFDNFKRVFKVVEEMRGSLVDNIQQHFLLSDRLARDYAAIVFFANNRFETGKKKLQYLSFGDFAFCAELMIQNWTLGAVDSQMDDMDVDLDKEFLQDLKELKVLVADKDLLDLHKSLVCTALRGKLGVFSEMETNFKNLSRGLVNVAAKLTHNKDVRDLFVDLVEKFVEPCRSDHWPLSDVRLFLNQYSASVHSLDGFRHQALWDRYMGTLRGCLLRLYHD encoded by the exons ATGACCAGCGAACTAGACATTTTCGTGGGGAACACGACCCTTATAGATGAAGACGTGTATCGCCTCTGGCTGGATGGTTACTCAG TGAACGATGCAGTGGCTCTTCGAGTACGCTCCGGAATCCTGGAGCAGACGGGAGCCACCACAGGAGTGCTGCAGAGCGACACCATGGACCACTACCGCACCTTTCACATGCTTGAGCGTCTGCTGCACGCGCCGCCGAAGCTGCTGCACCAGCTCATTTTCCAGATTCCTCCCTCCCGACAGGCACTTCTCATCGAGAG GTACTACACCTTTGATGAGGCCTTTGTTCGGGAGGTCTTGGGCAAGAAGCTGTCCAAGGGTACCAAGAAAGACCTGGATGACATCAGCACCAAAACAGGGATTACTCTCAAGAGCTGCCGGAGGCAG TTTGACAACTTTAAGCGAGTTTTCAAGGTGGTGGAAGAAATGAGGGGCTCATTGGTGGATAACATCCAGCAACACTTCCTCCTGTCTGACCGATTAGCCAG AGATTATGCGGCCATCGTCTTTTTTGCCAACAACCGCTttgaaacaggaaagaaaaagctgCAGTACTTGAGCTTCGGTGACTTTGCCTTCTGTGCAGAGCTTATGATCCAGAACTGGACCCTTGGAGCCGTCG ACTCTCAGATGGATGACATGGATGTGGACTTAGATAAGGAGTTTCTCCAAGACTTGAAGGAGCTCAAGGTTCTAGTAGCTGACAAAGACCTTCTAGACTTGCACAAGAG CCTGGTGTGCACTGCCCTCCGGGGAAAGCTGGGTGTCTTCTCTGAGATGGAAACCAACTTCAAG AATCTGTCCCGGGGGCTGGTGAATGTGGCTGCCAAGCTGACCCACAATAAGGATGTCAGAGACCTATTTGTGGACCTTGTGGAGAAG TTTGTGGAACCCTGCCGCTCTGACCACTGGCCACTGAGTGATGTGCGGCTCTTCCTCAACCAGTATTCAGCGTCTGTCCACTCCCTGGATGGCTTCCG GCACCAGGCCCTCTGGGACCGCTACATGGGCACCCTCCGTGGTTGCCTCCTGCGCCTCTATCATGATTAA